CGGCCTCGTCGGCGATCTCGCACAGCAGGCTCTGGCGGAAGTAGAGCTCGGCGTACTCGACGGCGCCGTTCGACCCGTAGACGCCCCGGCTCATGGGGCGCTCCAGCGAGAGGTCGCCGCGCTGGGCGATGCCCCCGTCGCCGGGCGCATCCAGCCGCCGCACCGGCGGCCCGCCCAGATAGTAGGTCAGCACGTAGTGGTCGACAGCCGGCGGGGGCCGGTCCTCGGCGAGGATCCGGCGATAGCGGGCGACCGGCATGTTCCAGCGCCCGTCGAAGCCGCAGAGGTCGGGGCGCTTGGCTCCGCTCTGGTGCCGGAACCGCGCCGTGAGCTGCGGTTCCTGTTCGAAGGCGTGCGCTCCCATGACCTTCCTCGCAAGCGGGCGGCAGCAAGCCGGGACAAAACCGGCCGCAAGCCGGTGCAAGATCGCCCGGCCGGGCCGACCCACATCCCGGTCGTCCGAGTAACGGCCGCCCCCCACCACGGTCAAGCATGGAGGAGAACCGCCCAATGACCAAGCCCGAGCTTCTTTCCCCGACCAACTGCCAGCTGATCTTCATCGACCAGCAGCCGCAGATGGCTTTCGGCGTGCAGTCAATAGACCGCCAGACCCTGAAGAACAACGTGGTCGCCCTGGCCAAGTCCGCCAAGATCTTCGAAATCCCGACCATCATCACCACGGTCGAGACCGACAGCTTCTCCGGCCACACCTTCCCCGAGCTGCTCGAGGTCTTCCCGGATCATCCGCTGCTCGAGCGCACCTCCATGAACTCCTGGGATGACCAGAAGGTGCGGGACGCCCTGGCCGAGAACGGCCAGAAGAAGGTCGTGGTCTCCGGCCTTTGGACCGAGGTCTGCAACAACTCCTTCGCCTTCTCCGCCATGGCCGAGGGCGGCTACGAGATCTACATGGTCGCCGACGCCTCGGGCGGCACCACCCAGGAAGCCCACGACTACGCCATGCAGCGCATGATTCAGGCCGGCGTGGTGCCGGTGACCTGGCAGCAGGTCCTGCTCGAGTGGCAGCGCGACTGGGCCAAGCGCGACACCTACGACGCCGTGATGGATCTGGTGCGGGAGCACTCCGGTGCCTACGGCATGGGCGTCGACTACGCCTACACCATGGTCCACAAGGCGCCGGAGCGTGCCAGGCACGGCGACCGCATCGATCCCGTGGCCGCGCCGATCGCCGCCGAGTAGTTGCCTTAACGCGCCCGGCCGCCCCCTGCGGGACGCGCCGGGCGCTTCTCACCTGGAGATCGAGGGATGACCTTTCCCCGACGCCGCGTCGTCCAGGGGCTCGCCGCCACTTCCGGCCTCGCGGCCCTGTCGCCCAAGCTAGTATGGAGCCAGCTCTTGTCCGAAGCCCCCGACCTGATCCTCAAGCGAGGACGCATAACGACCCTCGACCCGCGCTATCCGGAGGTCCAGGCTCTCGCGATCAAGGACGGCCTGATCACGGCGACCGGCAGCGACGGGGAGGTCATGAGCCTCGCCGGCGGTGCGACCGCGGTGATCGACTTAGCCGGCCGGCGGGTGATCCCAGGCCTCAACGACAGCCACACCCACCTGATCCGCGGCGGGCTGAACTACAACATGGAGCTGCGCTGGGAGAACGTGCCTTCGGTCGCCGACGCGCTCCGGATGCTGAAGGACCAGGCCGCGCGCACCCCGGCGCCCCAGTGGGTCAGGGTGGTCGGCGGCTGGTCGGAGTTCCAGTTCGCCGAGCGCCGCATGCCGACCCTGGACGAGATCAACGCGGTATCGCCCGATACGCCGGTCTTCATCCTGCACCTCTACGGCCGGGCGCTGCTCAACCAGGCGGCGCTCCAGGCGCTCGGCTTCGACCAGAACACGCCGAACCCGCCGGGCGGCGAGATCCAGCGTGATGCCCAGGGACGCCCGACCGGCCTGCTGATTGCCAAGCCCTCCGCCCTGATCCTCTATTCGACCCTGGCGCGCGGCCCCACCCTGCCGCTGGACGACCAGATCAACTCGACCCGGCACTACATGCGGGAGATGAACCGCCTGGGCATCACCTCGGTGATCGACGCCGGCGGCGGCGGCCAGAACTTCCCGGAGGACTACGACGTCATCCAGCGGCTGCACGACGACGGCCAGCTGACCGTGCGGGTCGCCTACAATCTCTTCGCCCAGAAGGCCGGCAGCGAGCTCTCCGACTACGAGCGCTGGGTCGCCATGACCGAGCCGGGCGCGGGATCGGCCATGCTGCGCATGAACGGCGCCGGCGAGAACCTGACCTGGTCGGCGGCCGACTTCGAGAATTTCCTGGAGCCGCGCCCGGATCTGGCGCCAACCATGGAGAGCGAGCTGGAGCCGATCGTCGAGCTGCTGGCGACCAACAAGTGGCCGTTCCGGATCCACGCCACCTACGACGAGTCGATCGACCGCTTCCTCTCGGTGTTCGAGCGGGTCAACGGCCGCCAGCCCTTCGAGACCCGCTTCATCATCGACCACGCCGAGACAATCAGCCCGCGCAACATCGAGCGCATCAAGGCGCTGGGCGGCGGCATCGCGATCCAGCACCGCATGGCCTTCCAGGGCGAGTACTTCGTCGAGCGCTATGGGGCCGAGGCGGCCCAGCTGACGCCGCCGGTCCGCCGCATGCTCGAGTTCGGCGTGCCGGTCGGCGCCGGCACCGACGCGACTCGCGTGGCGAGCTACGACCCCTGGGTCGGGCTTTACTGGATGACCACCGGCAAGACCCTGGGCGGCATGCCGCTCTACGGCGAGTCCAACGTGCTGACGCGCGAGGAGGCGCTCGGCCTCTGGACCGAGGGATCGGCCTGGTTCTCGGGCGAGGCCGACGTCAAGGGCACCCTGGCGCCCGGCCGCTACGCCGACCTCGCGGTGCTCTCGGCCGACTATATGGCCGTGCCGCCGGAGGAGATCCGCCGGATCAACAGCGTCATGACCCTGGTCGGCGGCAAGGTCGTCTACGGCGAGGACGAGTTTGCCGACCTGGCGCCGCCGCTGCCGCCCGCCTCGCCGTCCTGGTCGCCGGTCAACACCGAGGCCAGCCCGGGCCAGCGCGCGGAGGCCCAGGCGCCCCAGTACGCAAGGGCCTGCCACGAGGGCTGCGGCAATCACTGCGGCGTCCACGGCCACGACCACGGCATCGCCTGGGCGACGCCCCTGCCGGTTTCGGACGCCAAGAGCTTCTGGGGCGCGCTGGGCTGCTCCTGCTTCGCGGTGTAGAGCCATGATGACCTCGCGCGGCCGCGCCCTCAGCGCGGCCATCGCCATACTCTGCTGGCTCGCCGCGCCCGCCATGGCCGAGCCCCTCACCTTCGATGGCAGGGTCGAGGCCTACAAGAGGGCCGAGCTGTCGAGCCGGCTGAACGGGGTCGTCGCCGAGATCCTCTTCTCGGGCGGCGAGCGCGTCACCGCCGGGACGCCGATGATCCGGCTCGACGCCGAGGATCTCGAGCTCGCGGTCGCGGCGGCCGAGGCCGAGGTGTCCCGCGCCGAGGCGGCCCACTTCCTGGCGCGGCGCGAGGCGGAGCGGGTGCGGGCGCTCGAGACCCGAGGCGTCGCCACCGAGGCGCGCGCCGACCAGACCGAGGCGGGCCTGAAGCAGACGGCGGCGGAGCTCGAGGCGGCGCGCGTCGCGTTGAAACGCACCCAACTCGACCTGCGCCACGCGACGATCAGGGCGCCGGTCGACGGCTTCGCCGGCCGCCCCCTGACGGCGCTCGGCGCCTTCGTCGAGGCCGAGGCCGGCCCGCCTCTGGGCGAGATCATCCAGATCGACCCGGCGCTGATCGCCTACCGGGTGCCCTACGCGGTCCGCCTGGAGACCCTGGAGAGAACCGGCGCCGAGACGATCGAGGCGCTGTTCCAGAACATAAAGCTGACGGTCCTGCTGCCCGGCGGACGGGTTTACCCCCACGACGCCAAGCCGGACTTCGCCTCGGCCAGCATCGACGAAAGGGACGGCAGCCTGACCGTCTGGACCAGCGTTCCCAACCCGAACGCCATCCTGCGCCCGGGCATGGCGGTCACGGTGCTCTCCGATATCGCGGCGCCCAAGGACGCCTCGCAATGAGCGCGCCGGGGGCGGCGGCGGCCGAATCGCCCTCGGCGATGGCGCCCTTCCGGCACCGCGCCTTCGCCCTGCTGTGGGTCGCCACGGTCGCATCGAACGTCGGGACCTGGATGCACGATGTCGGCGCCGGCTGGCTGATGACCGAGCTGTCGCCCTCGCCGCTGATCGTGGCCGCCGTGCAGGCGGCGACCACCCTGCCGATCTTCCTCTTCGCGCTGCTCGCCGGGGCGGTCGCGGACATCGTCGACCGGCGCCGCCTGCTGATCTGGGTGAACGCCGGGATGGCGGCGGCGGCGGCCCTGCTGACTGCCCTGGTGGCGCTCGAGCTGGTCACGCCGCTCCTGCTGCTCG
This genomic interval from Kiloniellales bacterium contains the following:
- a CDS encoding hydrolase, coding for MTKPELLSPTNCQLIFIDQQPQMAFGVQSIDRQTLKNNVVALAKSAKIFEIPTIITTVETDSFSGHTFPELLEVFPDHPLLERTSMNSWDDQKVRDALAENGQKKVVVSGLWTEVCNNSFAFSAMAEGGYEIYMVADASGGTTQEAHDYAMQRMIQAGVVPVTWQQVLLEWQRDWAKRDTYDAVMDLVREHSGAYGMGVDYAYTMVHKAPERARHGDRIDPVAAPIAAE
- a CDS encoding amidohydrolase yields the protein MTFPRRRVVQGLAATSGLAALSPKLVWSQLLSEAPDLILKRGRITTLDPRYPEVQALAIKDGLITATGSDGEVMSLAGGATAVIDLAGRRVIPGLNDSHTHLIRGGLNYNMELRWENVPSVADALRMLKDQAARTPAPQWVRVVGGWSEFQFAERRMPTLDEINAVSPDTPVFILHLYGRALLNQAALQALGFDQNTPNPPGGEIQRDAQGRPTGLLIAKPSALILYSTLARGPTLPLDDQINSTRHYMREMNRLGITSVIDAGGGGQNFPEDYDVIQRLHDDGQLTVRVAYNLFAQKAGSELSDYERWVAMTEPGAGSAMLRMNGAGENLTWSAADFENFLEPRPDLAPTMESELEPIVELLATNKWPFRIHATYDESIDRFLSVFERVNGRQPFETRFIIDHAETISPRNIERIKALGGGIAIQHRMAFQGEYFVERYGAEAAQLTPPVRRMLEFGVPVGAGTDATRVASYDPWVGLYWMTTGKTLGGMPLYGESNVLTREEALGLWTEGSAWFSGEADVKGTLAPGRYADLAVLSADYMAVPPEEIRRINSVMTLVGGKVVYGEDEFADLAPPLPPASPSWSPVNTEASPGQRAEAQAPQYARACHEGCGNHCGVHGHDHGIAWATPLPVSDAKSFWGALGCSCFAV
- a CDS encoding efflux RND transporter periplasmic adaptor subunit — encoded protein: MMTSRGRALSAAIAILCWLAAPAMAEPLTFDGRVEAYKRAELSSRLNGVVAEILFSGGERVTAGTPMIRLDAEDLELAVAAAEAEVSRAEAAHFLARREAERVRALETRGVATEARADQTEAGLKQTAAELEAARVALKRTQLDLRHATIRAPVDGFAGRPLTALGAFVEAEAGPPLGEIIQIDPALIAYRVPYAVRLETLERTGAETIEALFQNIKLTVLLPGGRVYPHDAKPDFASASIDERDGSLTVWTSVPNPNAILRPGMAVTVLSDIAAPKDASQ